The window GCCAAGTTCGATAATTAAATCGGAAAAGATAGGTCATTAACTAATTCCCAGAGTTATTCTTCATGAAAAGGTTTTTGGCCAGTAAACCTCTAGTAACTTTTGAGATTTAATTTGCAAGAAAAACTCTATATTTAATCTAATAGCTGCACACGCTTCCCAGTGGGCACGCATGCCTACTgggttgataaaataaatttattcaagtagtatcaatttcaaaagatttttcaaaaacgCATTACTTACCGCCTTATTTTATCTGATACTAAGAGTGTGCTATTGAAAGTGCTTATTATAGCTGAGTagattactatatttttaattggttgcTGCGGAATGAAGTATACTACTTGCAGGGATGCAGTGGGTTTAAACGCCGTACCTCATGCCTAAGAAGCAAGCTCTCTACAACTACGTCATTGCCGTATTTATATATGCGAGACAAACATACTTATATAagtatgtttacatatatatatacgtatataagACAAAATCATAGAGAAAGTTTACTTCTAACTTCCGGACAAGAAAATTTGATGTGAGTTATATACTATGTTTATTAAATGACAATCACGCTCAATTTATATAATGGCTTGAATGCGTGTATAAACACAAAGACGTGTGTGGCTATAGTACTATGgtatattatactatttagaTAGTAGCCACAGATACCCCACACGTGGCTACAATTTTTATACCACTTAAATATTATACCATACACCATATATAAGCTGTACCATAAATCGAATGTGGCTATCATGAGACGTGCATTTTCTTGTCCCTGAACGCTTTAtcataaaatgaaattatttcaaaataattacgttcaaatttcaaataataactcttttattaaaatcatcttatttttttttttttttaaatcagagaaaaatgaattttataattttatgttaaaatcaaattacatgcaataaataaatgatattttttttgtaaataaaagtataatttttggtatacttttaaagaaagttCTTGTTGTTAGTAATAATAAGAACCAAACAAACGTTTAACAGCCTTAAGCAATCCCCAGTTTTGATCATTCTAATCCGTCTTATGTCTAATCAGTATATacagtggcgtaggaaggtttttaaatgtttgaaataaccttttaaacaaaaaagattattccaaattttttttacattcatatGTATGACGAAAAGATTCTTCACAAGAAAAATTACTGCgataggagaatgggaacaagaaacTCTAAAATCTTACCCCCTCCCCCCTACACGTGAGGGcattaagttaaattatttattttttcataaatataaactagttatGTATTCATCagcagatttcaaattttatgtttaaattgttCAGTGTTCAATttttatgaccatgtaaagaaCAACCCCCTTTAATTTGAGGGGGCCACAAactaatatatatgtttatatatatatatatatatattatatatatatatatatatatatatatatatatatatatacatgtatataaacatatatatgtatattgtgtatacatatatatatatatgtatctattgtgtatacatatatatatatatatatatatatatatatatatatgtatatattgtgtatacatatatatatatatatatgtatctattgtgtatacatatatatatatatgtatatatatatatatatatatatatatatatatatatatatatatatatagtatatatatatatatatttatatatatatgtatatttatatatatatatactgtataaataaatatttatttatacagtatatatatataaatatacatatatatatatatatatatatataaatatatatatatatatatatatatatatatatatatatatatatatatatatactataaatatatatatatatatatatataaatatatatatatttatatatatatatttatataatatatatatatatataaatatatatatatttatatatatatatttatataatatatatatatatatatacgcatatatatagatacatgcatatacatatattatacatacatgtatatatgtatataaatacaaatatttatatgtataatatatataatatatatataaatatatatatatatatatatatatatatatatatatatatatatatatatatatatatatatatatatatatatatatatatatatatatatatatatatatatattcattaacaAAGACTAATCAGAAATGCATTTCTGATGAAACGTTATTGATGGAACAcaatgtaaaatgaaaagtttaatgagtgattttctactaatttattattgccctgttcttttttacattgagcactctattttgtagataatatttgaaattatttgtgtatatatatatatatatatatatatacatatatatatatatatatatatatatacatatacatatatatatatatatatatatatatatatatatatatatatatatatatatatatacatacatatatatatatacatatatatacatacatatatatatatatatatatatatatatatacatatatatacatatatatatatatatatatactcacacacacacacacacacacacacacacacacacacacacacacacacacacacacacacacacacacacacacacacacacacacgcgcacacacacacacatgcacacatAAACGATCCTGAACCAAAGCGAAGATAACTAACCTAGGAGAAAGAAAACTCTAATATAAAATGTGATGGTAATCACGTTATATATTAGATTATGGTCACTGTAAAAGATGGTAATCTTTTTAGTGATTATCACAATTAAAAAGCAGACCTAATCTTTAAAACAAGGTAACACCATATATAACTGACATTGTATATAGATAAGAAAATGTCATTATTGAAACCCATCCAATCTACTCAACTGCGACATCAGggaaattttagttaaaatgtgtttatatgtgaGTGCATGTATGCGTTAGTGTGCatgcatttttacatgttaaAACTGGAAAGATTTATGTAAGTGtacacaaatacaaaaaaaaaactcataaatgaatggatatttgaaaaaaaaagaacatgagaaatatcaaaaataatacacAATTCTTTAATTAAATCACATATTTCTTGGGAGTATAACATCCTCTTCAACTTCATCATTACTTGTGTCctctattttaaaagtttttatgccATACTTGTTATCATCTTTTTTCACAACAATTTCTAATTCATCTTCATTTGTAACCACTTCAATCTCTGTCAAAACTGATTCTATATTATTCATACTTTCATAAGTACTGTCGTCTGAGAGATTTTCTATTTCAGATTTTACATTTCCAGATAACTCATTATTAGAGTCTTCTGTTGGCTGCAAAGcctttactatataaaaaagatcTTGAATATTAGGTTGGcgaaatttattttcttttttagattcatATAATTCAATTTGATACAACATATCTGTGAGTTGAACTGAATCATTATCTTTACAAACATGGTGTTGTGATTCAATAATTTCTTGATACTTTGTTCGCAGCATTGCATATGGATGCTCCTCTGATGAAAAATCTAATGCATTTAAGCCAAATTGaacccttttttttaatgaaaaacaatcTTCACAAACAGATGACGTAATTAACTGCTTTGATTCAGTTTTTCCATGAGGATAGGTTAGTCTCACTTGTTTTTTCGGACTTTCTGACTCTGAACGAGAATTATTACAATAtagtcttttatttatttttttaggattaTCAATTAATTTCATGATACGGTGAGCTGAATCACCTTTTCTTTGCCCTTGATCGGCAAGAAATGTTATAGAATTATGTGAGTTGATTGCACACCTAAAGTTTGTTTTCCATAAAGCAGGTTTAGGTATATCTACTCCCTCTTTGTAACGATTAGTATATATTGCCCATGCTTTGAAAAGTGAAACATCGTCATCTTCCCAACCATTTCGAGAAGCATGTTTCCAAGGAACATGAAATATTTTAGCTTTCTCGTCTATCCAATACACTCCTTTATGTTTCCCACTGTCTATTTGTTCTTTTAACCATTCTGGTAGCGACTGACGAAACAAATTGGGACTTGAATTACCAGACATGaaaatactgtttttattttgttactttcGTTCTCTTATAAAATGAAAAGTGAAAGAATTCTGCGTAAGTCAATGGTTAGatcttttataaagtttcaCTTTCCATTCGAGTCTTCTGGGATTTTGATACAATCGAGTTAAACAAAAATCGAGCAAAATTTACCATGAATATTaatgaaaagacaaaaaataagcTGCTATagcgaaacaaaaaaaaaaaggcgtagattatttttattatagatagtATTTCCCAAACAAAGCagattttattcaacaaaacAAACCAAACAATGTTATCATATAAACCATATAAACCCTTatccataaaatatatatcatataaaccCTTATCCATAACAAAAGTTTACAAGACCTGAAAATCTATCGTTAAATTGATTGCAGAGAAGTTGCTTTAAATATTCGAGGAGTGAATTTTCAAAAGGTGCTAGCACCTTTTGAAATTTGCGACTAAGCATGCTTAATCGcaaaaacaagaattttaagtttattccATTTGCATTTATATACTGAAATCTAtaatctattaaaatattttttcggcCACctctttaaattttacaaacttggTATTGAACTTAATGAAACTGTCACTcctaacaattttataaattacatgGAAAATAATGacatattaaattcaaaactaatACATTGCaatgaaatgtttaatttacataCATCATAAACAGGAACgttttatttgcataatttttatttatttacaattacgAAGTTACAACATGTGGCGCACGCAGGGCTGCCGAGAGGGAGGGGCAAAAGCGGCAAACGTACCCCGTGCGTCAAGATAATAGGGGCGTCAGAAAACGCAATTCACAAAAAATCATAATGagattttaattacaaaaaagtaaaaaaaattgtttttattgataagaataaaaataaattttcttgatgaTATGCATAGcaattaactttatatatataaccaaagaattatagtaaaaattttttttttggttgatgaaaacaaaataaaaaaattagaaccgcTTTTATAATGGCATTGAAGTAGACACTAGGtctaatctaaaaatattttattagtaaagataaacattttatttgtaaagataaaggtTATATCtcataaatactttattaagtatactaaaaaataaattttaaaataccaattttaaatagtaaaattaaaaaaaactaaattaactttatttgcttaaacaactttttttttttttttttttttttttttaaacatcttcgtttccaacaaggctgcaagcagcCACTAAttaaagttggaagttactgtaagagaaaagatgaagattgtagagcaagataacgattgacggACGATTTAAAAGatagcaaattatatgaatcaggaaagcaagatgaaggaagcgaattccaaagagctgatgttcgaggaaaaaaactagacgaataagcgtttttggagcacttaggaacagtcacagaaaaaggatgacaCTTAAtcgaatgacgagtaacacgagaatgaattttagtagatggcacaagagacgctagctctttagagcagtgcccattatggtatttgtagaaaagagaaagagaagcaacattacgacgatgtgataatggttgaaggttgggtgcaagagcaggtccaactatgtttacaatgcgtttttgcaccttgtctaaaagagaaagggcatcattagaagatccgccccagatatggcaacagtattccatacaaggccggatttgagatttatagagatagagaatagaacccagagtaagaaagtggcgagctcgataaagagatgcaaccttagcagatgctaattttgcaaccaatttgatatatggtttccaagaaaaattggaagtaagagttaatcctagaagatgaagagtagatgactcatcgagtacatcaccgttcataaatataggaagatctaaattattgcgacaacgattggctgaaaaaaattgagttttatctgaattaaagttcaccagccactgtgagccccatgctgtagcagaagtgagatccttttcaagctcaaatgccccctccaaccAATCAGAGGGTGTTGGTTTCTTATCacgacaagaataaatggtagtatcatcagcaaacaatgccaccttagatgtgagaatatctggaagatcgtt is drawn from Hydra vulgaris chromosome 07, alternate assembly HydraT2T_AEP and contains these coding sequences:
- the LOC101239549 gene encoding interferon regulatory factor 2, which translates into the protein MSGNSSPNLFRQSLPEWLKEQIDSGKHKGVYWIDEKAKIFHVPWKHASRNGWEDDDVSLFKAWAIYTNRYKEGVDIPKPALWKTNFRCAINSHNSITFLADQGQRKGDSAHRIMKLIDNPKKINKRLYCNNSRSESESPKKQVRLTYPHGKTESKQLITSSVCEDCFSLKKRVQFGLNALDFSSEEHPYAMLRTKYQEIIESQHHVCKDNDSVQLTDMLYQIELYESKKENKFRQPNIQDLFYIVKALQPTEDSNNELSGNVKSEIENLSDDSTYESMNNIESVLTEIEVVTNEDELEIVVKKDDNKYGIKTFKIEDTSNDEVEEDVILPRNM